From one Bacteroides fragilis NCTC 9343 genomic stretch:
- the rsmI gene encoding 16S rRNA (cytidine(1402)-2'-O)-methyltransferase, whose translation MGKLYVVPTPVGNLEDMTFRAIKVLKEADLILAEDTRTSGILLKHFEIKNVMQSHHKFNEHKTVESVVNRIKAGETIALISDAGTPGISDPGFLVVRECVRNGIEVQCLPGATAFVPALVASGLPNEKFCFEGFLPQKKGRMTKLKSLVDEHRTMVFYESPHRLLKTLTQFAEYFGPERQVSVSREISKIHEETVRGTLSELIEHFTATDPRGEIVIVLAGIDD comes from the coding sequence ATGGGAAAACTATATGTGGTACCGACACCGGTCGGAAATTTGGAGGATATGACATTCAGAGCTATTAAAGTTCTGAAGGAGGCCGACTTGATTCTGGCTGAAGATACCCGTACTTCCGGAATCTTGCTGAAACACTTTGAAATTAAAAATGTAATGCAATCCCACCATAAGTTTAATGAACATAAAACGGTGGAGAGTGTTGTTAATAGAATAAAGGCAGGCGAAACAATCGCTTTGATTTCGGATGCTGGAACGCCGGGAATCTCTGATCCGGGCTTTCTTGTGGTTCGTGAATGTGTACGTAACGGTATCGAGGTGCAATGTTTGCCGGGTGCTACAGCTTTTGTTCCGGCATTGGTTGCGTCGGGATTGCCAAACGAGAAATTTTGTTTCGAAGGCTTTTTGCCTCAGAAGAAGGGGCGCATGACAAAGTTAAAATCACTGGTAGATGAACACAGGACGATGGTATTTTATGAATCACCCCATCGTTTGTTGAAAACGTTGACACAGTTTGCCGAATATTTCGGGCCTGAGCGCCAAGTGTCTGTATCTCGTGAGATTTCAAAGATTCACGAAGAAACGGTTCGCGGCACTTTGAGTGAACTGATAGAACACTTTACCGCTACCGACCCTCGGGGCGAGATTGTGATTGTACTTGCAGGAATAGACGATTAA
- a CDS encoding Cbp1 family collagen-binding glycoprotein adhesin: protein MKKLAILLVCAAMLASCNGLGGGSKDLKAENDSLLMELTQRNAELDEMMGTFNEVQEGFRKINAAESRVDLTRGTISENSATAKQQIASDIEFITKQMEENKAQIAKLQAMLKSSKNNSAQLKKAVESLTQELVAKTQRIEELQAELASKNIRIQELDAAVTGLTADKESLAAENEAKAKTVAEQDKAINSAWFVFGTKSELKTQKILEKGDVLKSADFNKDYFTQIDIRTTKEIKLYSKRAELLTTHPAKSYELVKDDKGQLTLKITNPKEFWSVSKYLVIQVK, encoded by the coding sequence ATGAAAAAGTTAGCAATTTTATTAGTATGCGCAGCTATGTTGGCTTCGTGTAACGGCCTGGGTGGTGGAAGTAAAGACCTGAAGGCAGAAAATGATTCTCTTTTGATGGAGTTGACCCAGAGGAACGCCGAATTGGATGAAATGATGGGTACTTTCAATGAGGTTCAGGAAGGATTCCGTAAAATAAATGCAGCCGAGAGTCGCGTAGATTTGACTCGTGGAACTATCTCTGAGAACTCTGCTACTGCAAAACAGCAAATAGCATCTGATATCGAATTCATCACAAAACAGATGGAAGAGAACAAGGCACAGATCGCTAAATTGCAGGCTATGTTGAAGAGTAGTAAGAATAATTCGGCACAGCTGAAGAAGGCTGTTGAGTCTTTGACTCAGGAATTGGTTGCCAAAACTCAACGTATTGAGGAACTTCAGGCTGAATTGGCTTCTAAGAATATCCGTATTCAGGAATTGGATGCCGCTGTAACCGGTCTGACTGCTGATAAAGAATCGTTGGCTGCCGAGAACGAAGCAAAAGCCAAGACCGTAGCTGAGCAGGATAAAGCAATTAATAGCGCATGGTTTGTGTTCGGTACCAAGTCGGAACTTAAGACTCAGAAGATTCTTGAAAAAGGAGATGTGCTGAAAAGTGCCGATTTTAACAAGGATTATTTTACTCAGATTGATATCCGTACTACTAAGGAGATTAAGTTATATTCAAAACGTGCTGAGTTACTCACCACTCATCCTGCCAAATCTTATGAACTGGTTAAAGATGATAAGGGCCAGTTGACTCTGAAGATTACAAACCCGAAAGAATTCTGGAGTGTATCTAAGTATTTGGTTATCCAAGTTAAGTAA
- a CDS encoding YjjG family noncanonical pyrimidine nucleotidase, translating to MKYKNLFFDLDDTLWAFSQNAYDTFEEVYDKYRLGQYFDSFSHFYSLYQRRNTELWVEYGNGQVTKEELNRQRFLYPLQAVGIDNEMLAKRYSDDFFSIIPTKSRLMPYAEEVLSYLAPKYNLYILSNGFRELQSRKMRSSGIDTYFNKIILSEDLGVMKPWPEIFYFALSATQSELRESLMIGDSWEADITGANGIGMHQAYYNVSGRADFPFRPTYLVTDLKELMELL from the coding sequence ATGAAATATAAGAACCTGTTTTTTGATTTGGATGATACTCTTTGGGCCTTTTCTCAAAATGCGTATGATACGTTTGAGGAAGTTTATGACAAATATAGACTGGGACAGTATTTCGATTCGTTCTCTCATTTTTATTCTCTTTACCAAAGACGGAATACGGAGCTGTGGGTTGAGTACGGAAACGGACAGGTGACTAAAGAGGAACTGAACCGACAGCGTTTTTTATATCCTTTACAAGCTGTTGGTATAGATAATGAAATGCTTGCAAAACGTTATTCTGATGATTTTTTCTCGATCATTCCTACTAAAAGTCGGTTAATGCCGTATGCAGAAGAGGTACTTTCGTATTTGGCACCCAAATATAATCTATATATTCTTTCAAATGGCTTTAGAGAGTTGCAATCCCGCAAGATGCGTTCGTCAGGTATCGATACCTATTTTAATAAAATAATTCTTTCGGAGGATCTGGGGGTGATGAAGCCTTGGCCGGAAATATTTTATTTTGCTTTGTCGGCTACACAGTCCGAACTGCGTGAATCGCTAATGATAGGTGATAGTTGGGAAGCGGATATTACAGGTGCCAATGGCATAGGGATGCATCAGGCTTATTATAATGTGTCTGGGCGTGCCGATTTTCCGTTCCGTCCTACTTATTTAGTGACTGATTTGAAAGAGTTGATGGAACTATTGTAA
- a CDS encoding MarC family protein produces the protein MDTLLPFALLCFTSFFTLTNPLGTMPVFLTMTHGMTDKERQAVVRRATFVSFITLMVFVFAGQFLFKFFGISTNGFRIAGGVIIFKIGFDMLQARYTPMKLKDEEIKTYADDISITPLAIPMLCGPGAIANAIVLMEDAHTIEMKGTLIGIIALIYFITFLILRASTRLVKVLGETGNNVMMRLMGLILMVIAVECFVSGLHPILVGILKEGLL, from the coding sequence ATGGACACTCTCTTACCTTTCGCTTTACTCTGTTTTACCTCTTTCTTTACGTTGACTAACCCCTTGGGAACAATGCCTGTCTTTTTAACCATGACCCATGGTATGACTGATAAGGAGCGACAAGCTGTTGTTCGCCGTGCTACTTTCGTTTCGTTTATCACTTTAATGGTATTTGTTTTTGCCGGACAATTCCTTTTTAAGTTCTTTGGTATTTCTACCAATGGATTCCGTATTGCAGGTGGGGTTATCATTTTTAAGATTGGTTTTGATATGTTGCAGGCCCGGTATACTCCAATGAAATTGAAAGACGAAGAGATTAAAACTTATGCGGATGATATTTCGATTACTCCACTTGCCATACCGATGCTTTGTGGTCCGGGCGCAATAGCAAATGCTATCGTGCTAATGGAAGATGCCCATACGATTGAGATGAAGGGAACGCTAATTGGCATTATTGCTTTGATTTATTTTATTACTTTTCTGATATTGCGCGCTTCTACCCGATTGGTCAAAGTGTTGGGCGAAACGGGAAACAATGTGATGATGCGTTTGATGGGGCTTATCCTGATGGTGATTGCAGTCGAGTGTTTTGTTAGTGGATTACACCCGATATTGGTAGGTATCTTGAAAGAAGGGCTGCTTTAA
- a CDS encoding SusD/RagB family nutrient-binding outer membrane lipoprotein — protein MKSIFNLSKGILSVALISVAFASCSEDTMDNINKDKDHTTSVPAKFILADVITATAFSNIGGDFNTYYSTYVEHMVGVDNQLANAEKRNGEPSASSTFNNVWGNLYSTLKNARIAINISSNEVTGNYTTKGIGEVLAAINAGLIADSFGDTPFSQAALPELANGQPQFLTPELDKQEAIYTDIMEYLDAAITDLPKGDKSDKIRDYDFIYGGKGEAWLKLAYGLKARYTMHLLARSSSKEADLQKILEYVDKSYTSIEEQAAFAIYDATNINPLFDFQWSRDGLAASKSFADKLIERNDPRLRRIFCIGQGMTTEEDKAVSVQVTGADDPRFLMADNGTAEPVKYTYNTPIFVYSQTCPTLLMSYHELLFLKAEALARLNRKDEAAEALKDAVVAAIANAETGVSAAFSAPTVEIYGGVKETTKAITATEAEEYFTNNVKPLFDANPVKEVMVQKYIAFLGAFGETTECYNDVRRLKAMGEEYIKLDNPYKFPLRAPYGADDVSANPNVEAAFGNGQYVYTDPVWWAGGSR, from the coding sequence ATGAAATCAATATTTAATTTATCAAAAGGTATCTTGTCTGTGGCATTGATTTCCGTTGCATTTGCTTCCTGCTCGGAAGACACAATGGACAACATCAATAAAGACAAAGACCATACAACCAGTGTTCCTGCCAAATTCATTTTGGCGGATGTAATCACAGCAACCGCATTTAGCAACATCGGAGGTGACTTTAATACATATTATTCTACTTATGTAGAACATATGGTTGGAGTGGATAACCAATTGGCAAATGCGGAGAAACGTAACGGAGAGCCCTCGGCATCCTCTACTTTTAACAATGTATGGGGCAATTTATACTCTACATTGAAGAATGCACGTATCGCTATTAATATCAGTTCTAATGAAGTTACGGGCAATTATACGACAAAAGGTATCGGTGAAGTATTGGCAGCAATTAATGCCGGACTGATCGCAGACTCATTCGGTGACACTCCTTTCAGCCAGGCTGCCCTTCCCGAATTAGCAAACGGACAACCTCAGTTTCTGACTCCGGAATTAGACAAACAGGAAGCAATTTATACTGATATTATGGAATATCTGGATGCTGCAATAACCGATCTACCTAAAGGTGATAAAAGTGACAAGATAAGAGACTATGATTTTATATATGGGGGTAAAGGCGAAGCTTGGTTAAAACTTGCCTATGGATTGAAAGCTCGCTATACAATGCACCTACTAGCTCGTTCTTCTTCAAAAGAAGCCGATTTACAGAAGATATTAGAGTATGTGGACAAATCATATACATCTATTGAGGAGCAGGCCGCATTTGCTATCTATGATGCAACAAACATCAACCCCCTATTTGACTTCCAATGGAGTCGTGACGGATTAGCAGCCAGCAAAAGTTTCGCAGATAAGTTGATTGAACGTAACGACCCGAGACTACGCCGCATCTTCTGTATTGGTCAGGGTATGACAACTGAAGAAGATAAAGCCGTATCTGTCCAAGTAACAGGTGCTGACGACCCTAGATTCTTAATGGCTGACAATGGTACAGCAGAGCCTGTTAAGTATACATATAACACTCCTATATTCGTATATTCACAGACATGTCCGACCTTACTTATGAGCTATCATGAGTTACTCTTCCTGAAAGCTGAAGCATTAGCTCGGTTAAATAGAAAAGACGAGGCAGCCGAAGCTTTAAAAGATGCTGTAGTAGCAGCTATTGCAAATGCCGAGACAGGAGTTTCAGCTGCATTCAGCGCCCCCACAGTAGAAATTTACGGAGGTGTTAAAGAAACTACTAAAGCGATTACAGCTACTGAAGCAGAAGAGTATTTCACAAACAATGTAAAACCATTGTTCGATGCCAATCCGGTAAAAGAGGTAATGGTACAGAAATATATTGCATTCCTTGGAGCTTTCGGCGAAACAACAGAATGTTACAACGATGTACGTCGTTTGAAAGCAATGGGTGAAGAGTACATCAAACTAGACAATCCCTATAAATTCCCGCTTCGCGCACCTTATGGAGCAGATGACGTAAGTGCAAACCCGAACGTAGAAGCCGCCTTCGGAAACGGTCAGTATGTATATACCGATCCAGTTTGGTGGGCCGGTGGTAGCCGCTAA
- a CDS encoding SusC/RagA family TonB-linked outer membrane protein — translation MQTAEVAIAPVIKVILKTDAKALDEVVVTAMGISKEKKALGYAVQDVKGDKLTQASSSNLSSALQGKVSGVEISPSSGMPGASSKMTIRGSRSFTGDNTPLYVVDGMPISSSTDLDTFNSVTGSDYANRAVDIDPNDIESINILKGQAASALYGMRASNGVVVITTKSGKGARKGKPEVTINTGLSFDKVSTMPDFQKEFAQGFNGAFSPSDSRSWGPLISELANDPKYGGNTDNSYTQKFGKHQGQYYVDQRAKAGLDPWATPRAYDNAKDFFNTGVTWNSSANVAQSLDKGSYSLSLGSTTANGIVPSTGMDRYNAKLTAQAQLSKNWSTGFNGNFVYSKIKKQTGANNGIMATVYGAPSSYDLGGIPSHAEGDPYTQNTYRSTTGFDGAYWAVENNSFKERTQRFFGNAFAKYSTDFGTEDHKLDVKYQLGTDAYTTNYTDTWGYGHSNGTGSIEEQSVTNNEINSLLTVTYDWKITPELDLNVLYGNELVDNSSKYKYNLGSNFNFPGWNHIANASIYSSTGTYHRERTVGNFGNISLAYRNMLYLNATVRNDIVSSMPRNNRSFTYPSVSLGFIFTELEALKNDVLTYGKIRASYAEVGQAGTYYPSYYRTPVYGGGFSSGTPIQYPIGSISSYIPYYKIYDPNLKPQNTKSYEIGADFSFWNGLISLNYTYSRQNVKDQIFEVPLATSTGYSELITNGGSVHTNSHEITLSVNPIQTKNFNWDFAFNFSKIDNYVDKLAPGVSSIMLGGFVDPQVRLSAGDKFPVIYGTSYQRNEEGQIVVDENGMPTLGENRVLGNVSPDFRMGFNTTFEFYKFRLSAVLDWKQGGCMYAGSVSTLDYYGVTQKSADYRKADHFYFEKPAVKQLADGSYAPNDIKISGENAYNYFDRLSTISEAGVYGSSFLKLREIALSYPVLNKSYLGVTVNVFARNLLLWSEMDNGIDPESSQGNNNMAGAFERFSLPGTSSYGFGITVKF, via the coding sequence ATGCAGACTGCTGAGGTAGCAATTGCACCGGTAATCAAAGTGATATTAAAGACTGATGCTAAGGCACTTGACGAAGTTGTAGTAACAGCAATGGGTATCTCAAAAGAGAAAAAAGCGTTAGGATATGCTGTGCAGGATGTTAAAGGAGATAAGCTGACTCAGGCTTCAAGCAGCAACCTTTCCAGCGCTTTGCAAGGTAAGGTTTCAGGAGTGGAAATATCTCCGTCATCAGGTATGCCGGGTGCTTCTTCTAAAATGACTATTCGCGGTTCACGTTCATTTACAGGAGATAATACTCCATTGTACGTAGTAGATGGTATGCCTATCTCATCATCTACTGACTTGGACACTTTCAACTCTGTTACAGGCTCCGACTATGCGAACCGTGCGGTAGATATCGACCCGAATGACATTGAGAGCATCAACATCCTGAAAGGCCAGGCTGCTTCTGCTCTGTATGGTATGCGTGCATCAAACGGTGTGGTAGTAATCACCACCAAGAGCGGTAAAGGCGCACGTAAAGGTAAACCGGAAGTTACAATCAATACAGGTCTTTCATTCGATAAGGTCTCTACCATGCCCGATTTCCAAAAAGAATTCGCACAAGGATTCAACGGTGCTTTTAGCCCGTCTGACTCTCGTTCATGGGGACCTCTGATTTCAGAACTTGCCAATGACCCTAAATATGGTGGTAACACAGACAACAGTTACACTCAGAAATTCGGAAAGCATCAGGGACAATATTATGTAGACCAACGTGCCAAGGCAGGACTGGACCCATGGGCTACTCCCCGTGCATACGACAATGCTAAAGATTTCTTCAATACAGGTGTTACCTGGAACAGCAGTGCAAACGTAGCACAAAGCCTTGATAAAGGAAGTTATTCTTTGTCATTAGGCAGCACTACAGCAAACGGTATTGTACCTTCAACCGGTATGGATCGTTATAATGCAAAACTGACTGCACAAGCTCAGCTGAGCAAGAATTGGTCAACTGGTTTCAACGGAAACTTCGTTTACTCTAAAATCAAGAAACAGACCGGCGCCAACAACGGTATCATGGCAACGGTATACGGTGCACCGTCAAGCTACGATTTAGGCGGTATCCCATCACACGCTGAAGGTGACCCTTATACTCAGAACACGTATCGCTCTACAACCGGTTTCGACGGTGCTTATTGGGCAGTTGAAAACAACTCTTTTAAAGAACGTACCCAACGTTTCTTTGGAAATGCATTCGCTAAGTATTCTACCGATTTCGGTACCGAGGATCATAAACTGGATGTAAAATACCAGTTAGGTACCGATGCTTATACCACTAACTATACCGACACATGGGGATATGGACACTCCAACGGAACAGGTAGCATTGAAGAGCAAAGCGTTACAAACAATGAAATAAATTCATTGTTAACTGTTACTTATGACTGGAAAATCACTCCGGAACTTGATTTAAACGTGTTATATGGTAATGAATTAGTCGATAATTCTTCAAAATACAAATACAATCTCGGAAGTAACTTCAATTTCCCGGGATGGAACCATATAGCTAACGCATCAATCTATTCGTCTACAGGAACCTATCATCGCGAGCGTACCGTTGGTAATTTCGGTAACATTTCATTAGCATACCGTAACATGTTGTATTTGAATGCAACTGTCCGCAATGATATTGTTTCGTCTATGCCACGCAACAACCGTTCATTCACTTATCCTTCAGTTTCACTCGGTTTCATTTTTACCGAACTGGAAGCATTGAAAAACGATGTTTTGACTTATGGTAAAATCCGTGCTTCTTATGCAGAAGTAGGTCAGGCAGGTACCTATTATCCTTCTTACTATAGAACACCGGTTTACGGCGGCGGATTCTCATCAGGTACTCCTATACAATATCCTATCGGATCAATCAGCTCATATATCCCATACTACAAGATTTATGATCCGAATCTGAAACCCCAAAACACCAAATCATACGAAATCGGTGCAGACTTCAGCTTCTGGAATGGTTTGATCTCACTGAATTACACCTATTCTCGCCAGAATGTGAAAGATCAGATTTTCGAAGTACCCTTGGCTACTTCTACCGGATATAGCGAATTGATCACCAATGGTGGTTCCGTACATACCAATTCACACGAAATCACTTTGAGTGTGAATCCAATTCAGACAAAGAACTTCAACTGGGATTTTGCATTTAACTTCTCAAAAATCGATAACTACGTTGATAAACTGGCGCCCGGTGTATCAAGCATCATGTTAGGAGGTTTTGTTGATCCGCAGGTACGTTTGAGCGCAGGAGACAAATTCCCGGTTATCTATGGTACAAGCTATCAAAGAAACGAGGAAGGCCAGATTGTCGTAGATGAAAACGGTATGCCGACATTAGGTGAAAACAGAGTATTAGGAAATGTATCTCCGGACTTCAGAATGGGCTTCAATACAACATTTGAATTCTACAAATTCCGTCTTTCGGCCGTACTCGATTGGAAACAAGGTGGATGCATGTATGCCGGATCCGTTTCAACACTCGATTATTACGGTGTTACTCAGAAATCAGCAGACTATCGTAAAGCAGATCACTTCTACTTTGAGAAACCAGCCGTTAAACAATTAGCCGACGGTTCTTATGCACCCAACGATATTAAAATCAGCGGTGAAAATGCTTATAACTATTTCGACAGACTGAGTACAATCTCTGAGGCCGGAGTATATGGTTCTTCATTCCTGAAACTACGTGAAATCGCCCTCAGCTATCCGGTACTGAATAAATCTTATTTAGGAGTTACAGTGAATGTCTTTGCACGTAACCTGTTGCTTTGGTCAGAAATGGATAATGGTATTGACCCCGAATCATCACAGGGAAACAACAACATGGCCGGTGCCTTTGAGCGTTTCTCTCTTCCGGGAACATCAAGCTATGGTTTTGGTATTACAGTTAAATTCTAA
- a CDS encoding RagB/SusD family nutrient uptake outer membrane protein translates to MKSTIYKALIGATLIIGLSSCVNNWLDVEPGDQVEADEAVTTSADLSSVRAGMYQIIKGTSDFKDYYAARMFYYGEVRGEDMQTEKSGSRSQLCYDMTYSTADNAPSIWQTPYIVIGRANRIIEAAESGKLTDKEEAADIIAQYAAEAKVARAMAHFDLVRVYGKTYTAPDAPNSLGIPVVTTVLGSDSKLIRNTVSEVYTQVIKDLNEAINSKALSESSTPGYINLWAAKALLSRVYLTQGDNQKSLDVAEDIIKNSPYKLWKNEEYVGAWSKISGVHSNEMLFEIAITGSTDWTDREGIAYLYNEDGYADIIATKKFLDLLNEDPNDVRLGVFLAPTTKDFKKLYGTNTVFLNKYPADGLSDLRYNNVPLVRLSEVYLNAAEAAAKLGNQNDKAVEYLDAIVKRANPNKTVKGTTVTVDRVLLERRKELIGEGHRFFDAMRNNETVIRYTSKEDQGWQQALKEEARSFNRDFYKTLLPIPQDEIDANPSMKDQQNTGY, encoded by the coding sequence ATGAAGAGTACAATATATAAAGCATTGATAGGTGCTACTTTAATCATCGGCCTATCTTCGTGTGTAAACAATTGGTTGGATGTAGAACCAGGCGATCAAGTCGAAGCAGATGAGGCTGTCACTACAAGTGCTGACCTTTCTTCTGTGCGCGCCGGTATGTATCAGATAATTAAAGGAACATCCGACTTTAAGGACTATTATGCTGCCCGTATGTTTTATTACGGTGAGGTACGAGGTGAAGATATGCAAACGGAAAAGTCCGGCAGCCGTTCTCAGCTATGTTATGATATGACCTATTCAACAGCTGATAATGCACCCAGTATCTGGCAAACACCTTATATTGTGATTGGACGCGCAAACCGAATTATTGAAGCTGCAGAAAGTGGAAAACTGACTGATAAAGAAGAGGCTGCGGATATTATTGCCCAATATGCAGCAGAAGCAAAAGTTGCTCGGGCTATGGCTCATTTTGATTTGGTACGTGTATACGGTAAAACATATACAGCCCCTGATGCTCCCAACTCTTTGGGTATTCCTGTGGTTACCACAGTATTAGGTTCAGATAGTAAGTTAATCAGAAATACAGTTTCTGAGGTCTACACACAAGTGATTAAAGATTTGAATGAAGCTATAAATTCTAAGGCGCTATCAGAATCTTCTACCCCGGGATATATTAATTTATGGGCAGCAAAGGCTTTATTATCAAGAGTATACTTAACTCAAGGTGATAATCAAAAATCATTGGATGTTGCTGAAGATATCATTAAAAATTCTCCTTATAAACTTTGGAAGAATGAAGAATATGTGGGTGCATGGAGTAAAATAAGTGGAGTTCATTCTAACGAGATGCTTTTTGAAATAGCTATCACCGGTTCCACAGACTGGACAGATCGTGAAGGTATTGCTTACTTATATAATGAAGATGGGTATGCAGACATAATTGCCACTAAAAAATTTCTCGATCTACTTAATGAAGATCCGAATGACGTACGTTTGGGTGTGTTTTTAGCTCCAACCACTAAAGATTTCAAGAAATTATATGGGACAAATACTGTATTTCTGAACAAATATCCAGCAGATGGACTGAGCGATTTACGTTATAATAATGTTCCGTTAGTCCGTTTGTCTGAGGTATATTTAAATGCAGCAGAGGCTGCTGCCAAGCTAGGGAATCAGAATGATAAAGCTGTAGAATATTTGGATGCAATTGTTAAACGGGCTAATCCGAATAAAACAGTAAAGGGTACAACCGTTACAGTAGATAGAGTTTTATTAGAGAGAAGAAAAGAATTAATAGGTGAAGGACATCGCTTTTTTGATGCAATGCGTAATAATGAAACCGTTATTCGTTATACATCGAAAGAAGACCAAGGCTGGCAACAAGCATTGAAAGAGGAAGCACGTAGTTTTAATCGTGATTTCTACAAGACTTTATTACCAATTCCTCAAGATGAAATTGATGCAAATCCGTCAATGAAAGATCAGCAGAATACAGGATATTAA